One Candidatus Kinetoplastibacterium oncopeltii TCC290E genomic region harbors:
- the dnaN gene encoding DNA polymerase III subunit beta → MKFLHVVRESLLKTLSNIVGIVERRNTMPILSNLMIRKDKGNKVAFITTDIEVQMTTYANCGSGESEVSTTVSARKFLDILKALPDMSNINVELHDNKIYIESSKSRFNLQTINSEEFPVMSCPDTWDISVRLSQRDLKSLFSMVYFSMAQQDIRYYLNGMLLVFKDNCIFAVSTDGHRLSYNSIEANEFEGCKEVIVPRKTILELQRLLQDSDDIICIDVSSSQIKFCFRDIEFISKLVEGKFPDFRKVIPNNYPISFPINREYFQGSLQRVAIITNDKFKGVRFHFETNNLKVSSSNTDHEEAQEDLEIDYRGNDFDVGFNVNYLLDVISNLKSENLIWSITPDSNASVLITVPDDPNFKYVVMPMRI, encoded by the coding sequence ATGAAGTTTTTACATGTAGTTCGTGAATCATTATTAAAAACACTATCCAATATAGTAGGTATAGTAGAAAGGCGTAATACTATGCCAATTTTGTCAAACTTAATGATTCGCAAAGATAAAGGAAATAAGGTTGCCTTCATTACTACTGATATTGAGGTTCAGATGACTACGTATGCAAACTGTGGTTCTGGAGAGAGTGAAGTTTCTACTACAGTATCTGCTCGTAAGTTTTTGGATATATTAAAGGCTTTACCTGATATGAGTAATATTAACGTTGAGTTACATGATAACAAAATTTATATTGAATCATCAAAAAGTAGATTTAATTTGCAGACTATCAATTCCGAAGAATTTCCAGTTATGTCATGTCCTGACACCTGGGATATATCAGTAAGACTATCACAAAGAGATCTTAAGAGTTTGTTTAGTATGGTCTATTTTTCTATGGCTCAGCAAGATATTCGTTATTATTTAAATGGTATGCTTTTGGTTTTTAAGGATAATTGTATTTTTGCGGTATCTACAGATGGACACAGGTTATCTTATAATTCTATAGAAGCAAATGAATTCGAAGGTTGCAAGGAGGTTATTGTACCAAGAAAGACAATCCTTGAACTGCAACGATTATTGCAGGATTCTGACGATATTATTTGTATAGATGTCTCGAGTTCCCAGATAAAATTTTGTTTTCGTGATATTGAATTTATATCTAAATTAGTCGAGGGTAAGTTTCCTGACTTCAGAAAAGTTATACCTAATAATTATCCTATAAGTTTTCCTATTAATAGAGAATATTTTCAAGGAAGTTTACAGAGAGTTGCTATTATAACAAACGATAAATTTAAAGGCGTTAGGTTTCACTTTGAAACTAATAACCTTAAGGTTTCTTCATCAAACACAGATCATGAAGAAGCTCAAGAAGATTTAGAGATAGATTACAGAGGTAATGATTTTGATGTTGGTTTTAATGTAAACTATTTACTAGATGTTATATCTAATTTGAAAAGTGAAAATTTAATCTGGTCTATAACTCCTGATAGTAATGCTTCTGTCTTAATTACAGTTCCAGATGATCCTAATTTTAAATATGTTGTCATGCCAATGCGCATATAA
- a CDS encoding acetylornithine transaminase yields the protein MGLNKFKVSSLMDITARPDIVFVRGHGSWLEDNTGKKYLDFIQGWAVNCLGHSPKEVINSLSEQSKLLINPSPAFYNQPSVELATSLVNASCFDHVFFANSGAEANEGAIKLARKWGKIYKKGAYKIITMKDSFHGRTLATMSASGKAGWDNIFPPRMEGFIKADLNDIESVKRLIDDDVVAIMLEPIQGEAGVIPADKKFMQDLRDITNLHNLLLIVDEVQTGMGRTGTLFAYQQYDIEPDIMTLGKGIGGGVPLSALLAKDSICVFSHGDQGGTYNGNPLCTAVGLSVLNAINNSSFMEDVRISSDFLSKGLSIISDKYDMNGERGIGLLRALILNNNDAQAIVDLARNFEPTGLLLNAPRCNLLRFMPALNVSKNEISLMLETLDSILSKILR from the coding sequence ATGGGACTAAATAAATTTAAAGTGTCATCATTAATGGATATAACAGCACGCCCAGATATAGTATTTGTACGTGGACATGGTTCTTGGCTAGAGGATAATACTGGTAAAAAGTACCTGGATTTTATACAAGGTTGGGCAGTTAATTGCTTAGGACATAGTCCTAAGGAGGTTATTAATTCTTTATCAGAACAATCAAAATTGCTTATAAACCCTTCACCAGCTTTTTATAACCAACCATCAGTAGAATTAGCAACCAGTCTTGTTAATGCATCTTGTTTCGATCATGTTTTTTTTGCTAACAGTGGTGCTGAGGCAAATGAAGGAGCAATAAAACTAGCTCGGAAATGGGGGAAAATATATAAAAAAGGGGCATACAAAATTATAACCATGAAAGATAGTTTTCATGGTCGTACTTTAGCTACTATGTCAGCATCTGGAAAAGCAGGTTGGGATAATATTTTTCCACCTAGAATGGAAGGTTTTATAAAAGCAGACTTAAATGATATAGAATCGGTAAAAAGATTAATTGACGACGATGTAGTAGCTATCATGCTTGAGCCAATTCAAGGAGAAGCAGGTGTAATACCAGCAGATAAGAAATTTATGCAAGATTTACGTGATATTACAAATCTTCATAATTTGCTTCTTATCGTTGATGAAGTTCAAACTGGAATGGGCAGAACAGGTACATTATTCGCTTATCAGCAATATGACATAGAGCCAGATATAATGACCTTAGGTAAAGGTATAGGCGGTGGCGTACCTTTATCTGCTCTTCTTGCAAAAGATAGTATTTGTGTATTCTCACATGGTGATCAAGGAGGTACATATAATGGTAATCCCTTGTGTACCGCTGTTGGTTTATCAGTACTAAATGCTATAAATAATTCTAGTTTTATGGAAGATGTCCGAATTAGTTCTGATTTTCTATCCAAAGGATTATCTATTATATCAGATAAATACGATATGAATGGAGAGAGAGGAATTGGTCTTTTGCGTGCTTTGATACTAAATAATAATGATGCTCAAGCTATTGTAGATCTTGCAAGAAATTTTGAGCCAACAGGTTTATTATTAAATGCTCCTAGATGTAATCTTTTAAGATTCATGCCAGCACTAAATGTTTCAAAAAATGAGATTTCTTTAATGTTAGAAACATTAGATAGTATTTTATCAAAAATATTAAGATAA
- a CDS encoding thiol:disulfide interchange protein DsbA/DsbL gives MSNNCNSQNKYEILKNKIEPLSNNNIEVIEFLSYMCHHCTALENILNQWQSSLPADVTLIKIPVSSNKRSEDLQKLYLTINEINKPYLHGELFHMFAKEKKSIKNVRDLTDWLKNKDINTNEFLELYNSFYIQSKSNRFNQLAKLCEIKGVPSFIIGGKYITSPAIAGDEYECTLSTIDHLIEKLRKE, from the coding sequence ATGTCAAATAATTGTAATTCTCAAAATAAATATGAGATACTTAAGAATAAAATCGAACCTCTTAGTAACAACAATATAGAAGTAATAGAATTCTTGTCTTATATGTGCCATCATTGCACGGCTTTAGAAAATATTCTAAATCAATGGCAATCTTCGCTTCCAGCAGACGTGACTTTGATAAAAATTCCTGTATCTTCTAATAAAAGATCTGAAGATTTACAAAAACTATATTTAACTATAAATGAGATCAATAAACCATATTTACATGGTGAGTTATTCCATATGTTTGCTAAAGAAAAGAAGTCTATAAAAAATGTAAGAGATTTAACAGATTGGCTAAAAAATAAAGATATAAATACAAATGAATTTTTGGAGCTATATAATTCATTCTATATACAGTCTAAATCAAACAGATTCAATCAATTGGCAAAATTATGCGAAATAAAAGGAGTACCTAGTTTTATTATAGGGGGAAAGTATATTACATCACCCGCTATAGCAGGTGATGAATATGAGTGCACGCTAAGCACAATAGATCATCTTATAGAAAAACTCCGAAAAGAATAA
- a CDS encoding nicotinamidase, with product MMKIHLMIIDPQNDFCDIPKNKYQTPTLPISGSNNDMERLGKFIYFNINIISEMTITLDSHFSMDIAHTCFWKRGDNDLEPFSKITSDEIIKGNITPKTKYNKKQIINYFEYIEESEKEGLTIWPVHCEIGTWGSNINNYVQAPRNIWEEINSKKANVILKGLDPLREQFSALSKDNRKNKKCINNKLIKYLDKYDILLIAGESSSHCVKRTMEDLIYNSSRKDPHSIMLLTDCMSPVNGYEKNTKDFLLHMESLGVTITNSTEVMSILK from the coding sequence ATGATGAAAATACATTTAATGATTATTGATCCTCAAAATGACTTTTGTGATATCCCTAAAAATAAGTATCAAACCCCAACTTTACCAATATCTGGTTCTAATAATGATATGGAAAGACTTGGGAAATTTATATATTTTAATATAAATATAATATCTGAAATGACTATCACTCTAGATAGTCATTTCAGTATGGACATAGCTCATACATGTTTTTGGAAAAGAGGAGATAATGATTTAGAACCTTTTTCTAAAATTACATCAGATGAAATTATAAAAGGAAATATTACTCCTAAAACTAAATATAACAAAAAACAGATAATTAACTATTTTGAATATATAGAAGAATCTGAAAAAGAAGGACTAACTATATGGCCGGTACATTGTGAAATTGGTACATGGGGAAGTAATATTAATAATTATGTACAGGCACCTCGTAATATATGGGAAGAAATAAATTCAAAAAAAGCTAATGTCATTTTAAAGGGATTAGATCCGCTAAGAGAGCAATTTAGTGCCCTTTCCAAGGATAATAGAAAGAATAAAAAATGTATTAATAATAAATTAATAAAGTATCTGGATAAATATGATATTTTATTAATAGCAGGAGAATCTAGTAGTCACTGTGTAAAAAGGACTATGGAAGATCTTATTTATAATAGCAGTAGAAAAGATCCTCATAGCATAATGCTTCTGACTGATTGCATGAGTCCTGTTAATGGATATGAAAAAAACACGAAAGACTTTCTTTTACATATGGAAAGTCTTGGTGTAACAATAACTAATAGCACCGAAGTAATGAGTATTCTAAAATGA
- a CDS encoding DNA topoisomerase III — MNKQLIIAEKPSVANDISKALGGFKKCNELYENEDYVITSSIGHLLTLSAPNEPSRGKWSLSSLPIIPSKFELIPIDKKASERLKILNKSIKRKDITSIINACDAGREGELIFKYIIEFSGTKKQIYRLWFQSMTKDAIQTAFKNLKTDEQLKSLEYAARSRAEADWLIGINGTRAMTAFNSKDGGFFKTTVGRVQTPTLAIVSKREKQIKDFISKNYWELLATFAANNGSYESKWINHSFKKNENDPENKESRIWSYEEAYEIKKECENSTGFAYDKSKKSTQLSPTLFDLTSLQREANTKFGFSAKTTLNLAQSLYEKHKALTYPRTDSRHLPEDYITIVTDTVQLLSDSKTEIIDSVTSNCAKQIIQHKWITLNQRIFNNKKISDHFAIVPTLQIPNKLNELEIKIYLMVLKRFLAVFFPAAEYFNTTRITEINNNKFKTEGKVLINPGWLSVYGKDSQNSDVDLIKITNNEKVINKSIIIKDLNTKPPARYNEATLLSVMEGAGKLIEDENLKEAISERGLGTPATRASIIEGLISEQYLRRNGKELITTAKANQLMILLSGLNIKELTSPELTGEWEQKLKKIEQNKLESSIFMNEIIEMTEIIVKKTKEYENNNVPGDYVVFENPCPKCGGEFAENYRRYSCLQCDFSISKHPGSRTFELQEVEDLLKNKKIGPLDNFISKSFRNFSATLYINNDWKLEFDFGQSNDNMILNISEKEILGNCPKCSGNIFENNNSYICANNMSENKKCDFRINKKILNQEISIEQVIKLLNTGSTSLLDNFISARTKRKFKAYLILNNEKILFKFEKNKKAKS, encoded by the coding sequence ATGAATAAACAGCTGATAATTGCAGAAAAACCATCCGTTGCAAATGATATATCGAAAGCATTAGGAGGATTTAAGAAGTGTAATGAGCTTTACGAAAATGAAGATTATGTAATAACATCGAGTATAGGACATCTACTTACACTATCAGCACCAAATGAACCATCTAGAGGTAAATGGAGTCTTTCTAGTTTGCCTATTATACCAAGTAAATTTGAATTAATTCCTATAGACAAGAAAGCTTCAGAACGCTTAAAGATACTTAACAAAAGCATAAAACGAAAAGATATCACATCAATCATAAATGCATGTGATGCAGGTAGAGAAGGAGAACTAATATTCAAATATATTATAGAATTCTCCGGAACAAAAAAACAGATTTATCGATTATGGTTTCAATCAATGACTAAGGATGCCATACAAACTGCATTTAAAAATCTAAAAACTGATGAACAACTAAAATCTCTTGAATATGCTGCTCGTTCTAGAGCTGAGGCTGACTGGCTTATTGGTATTAATGGTACCAGAGCCATGACAGCATTTAATAGTAAAGATGGAGGTTTTTTTAAAACAACTGTTGGTAGAGTACAGACTCCTACTCTTGCTATAGTCAGCAAACGTGAGAAACAAATAAAGGATTTTATATCTAAAAATTACTGGGAATTATTAGCTACTTTTGCAGCTAATAATGGATCATATGAGTCTAAATGGATCAATCATTCTTTTAAAAAAAATGAGAATGATCCAGAGAATAAAGAATCAAGGATATGGTCTTATGAAGAAGCCTATGAAATAAAAAAAGAATGTGAAAATTCTACCGGTTTTGCTTACGATAAATCTAAAAAATCTACACAATTATCACCTACTTTGTTTGATCTTACTTCACTACAGAGGGAAGCAAATACAAAATTTGGATTCTCGGCAAAAACAACTCTTAATTTAGCTCAGTCTTTATATGAGAAACATAAAGCATTAACATATCCAAGGACAGATTCACGTCATTTACCAGAAGATTATATAACAATAGTTACAGATACAGTTCAATTGCTTTCTGATAGTAAAACTGAAATAATTGATAGTGTCACATCAAATTGCGCCAAACAGATCATTCAACACAAATGGATAACATTAAATCAAAGAATTTTTAATAATAAAAAAATTTCTGATCATTTTGCAATAGTTCCCACTCTACAAATTCCAAACAAATTAAACGAATTAGAAATAAAGATATACCTTATGGTTTTGAAAAGATTTCTAGCTGTGTTTTTTCCAGCAGCTGAATACTTTAATACTACAAGAATAACTGAGATTAACAATAATAAATTCAAAACAGAAGGAAAAGTATTGATTAATCCTGGATGGCTATCAGTATATGGTAAAGATAGCCAAAATAGTGATGTTGATCTAATTAAAATCACTAACAATGAAAAGGTTATTAATAAATCTATTATCATAAAAGATTTAAATACAAAACCACCGGCTCGTTATAATGAAGCTACTCTGTTATCGGTAATGGAAGGAGCTGGAAAACTGATAGAAGATGAAAACTTAAAAGAGGCAATTTCTGAAAGAGGATTAGGAACTCCAGCAACAAGAGCTTCTATAATTGAAGGGTTGATAAGTGAACAATATTTACGCCGTAATGGAAAGGAATTAATAACAACAGCTAAAGCAAATCAATTGATGATACTACTTTCAGGGTTAAATATAAAAGAACTAACATCACCAGAGTTGACAGGAGAATGGGAGCAAAAATTAAAAAAAATAGAGCAAAATAAACTTGAAAGCTCTATTTTTATGAACGAAATCATTGAAATGACTGAAATTATAGTAAAAAAAACGAAGGAATATGAAAACAATAATGTGCCAGGTGATTATGTTGTTTTTGAAAACCCTTGTCCGAAATGTGGTGGTGAATTTGCTGAAAATTATCGAAGATATAGCTGTCTGCAATGTGATTTTTCAATAAGCAAGCATCCTGGTAGTAGAACTTTTGAATTACAAGAGGTTGAAGATTTATTAAAAAATAAGAAGATAGGTCCTTTAGATAACTTTATCAGTAAATCATTTAGAAATTTCTCTGCAACTTTATATATTAACAATGATTGGAAATTGGAGTTCGATTTTGGACAAAGTAATGATAATATGATTTTGAATATCTCTGAAAAAGAAATATTAGGAAATTGTCCAAAATGCTCTGGTAATATTTTTGAAAATAATAACAGTTATATATGCGCAAATAATATGAGCGAAAATAAAAAATGTGATTTTCGTATAAATAAGAAAATTCTAAACCAGGAGATATCTATAGAACAAGTAATAAAATTACTAAACACAGGATCTACAAGTCTTCTAGATAATTTTATTTCTGCTAGAACAAAAAGAAAATTTAAAGCATATTTAATACTAAATAATGAAAAAATATTATTTAAATTTGAAAAAAATAAAAAAGCTAAAAGTTAG
- the gyrB gene encoding DNA topoisomerase (ATP-hydrolyzing) subunit B produces MSDKKNTKSMKESSEYSAGSIKMLKGLEAVRKRPGMYIGDTSDGTGLHHMVFEVVDNAIDEALAGFCDDIVVTINSDKSISVKDNGRGIPVEVHKDDEFQRSAAEIVMTELHAGGKFDQNAYKVSGGLHGVGVSCVNALSEWLNLTICRDGHLYKLGFKRGACVSPLSADGDTEDTGTEVCFLADSEVFLNIEYNYDILSKRLRELSFLNNGIKIRLVDLIKNRSENFSFSGGARGFVEYINRNKTVLHKNIFNTIADSSAGGVPVNVEIAMQWNDTYSENVLCFTNNIPQRDGGSHLTGLKAAMTRVLNKYMSDNDLTKKAKVDTSGDDMREGLVCVLSVKVPEPKFSSQTKDKLVSSEVRPAVEDVISHTLESWLLENPSDAKALCVKIIESARAREAARKAREMTRRKSVLEGSGLPGKLADCQEKDPALCELYIVEGDSAGGSAKQGRDRKFQAVLPLRGKVLNVEKARFDRLIASEQITTLITALGTSIGTDFNIEKLRYHRLIIMTDADVDGAHIRTLLLTFLYRQMPELIERGYIYIAQPPLYKVKVGREEYYLKDNDDESEFMLKLALKNAELITNKDSISISGDILLDLARKYVGAENIIRRLSRSFDVSVLYAIMNGVYINIDTEDESKKSAEDLLNILMKSSIPNDFLNISIVDDCAIRISRKTHGNEKICIIDRNFLKTSDYIFLRDLSNQFSGLIRDDSVVYRGEPDKRKQKKISSFKEAMTWLFNEAESVISKQRYKGLGEMNPNQLWETTMDPSARRLLKVRINDAITADQLFTTLMGDDVAPRREFIENNALYASNIDI; encoded by the coding sequence ATGTCAGATAAAAAAAACACTAAATCTATGAAAGAAAGCAGTGAGTACAGTGCCGGTTCAATAAAGATGCTTAAAGGCCTGGAGGCGGTTAGGAAGAGACCTGGTATGTATATAGGAGATACATCTGATGGGACTGGCTTGCATCATATGGTTTTTGAGGTAGTTGATAATGCCATAGATGAAGCTCTCGCTGGGTTTTGTGATGATATCGTAGTTACAATCAACTCTGATAAATCTATATCTGTAAAAGATAATGGTAGAGGTATTCCTGTTGAAGTTCACAAGGATGATGAATTTCAGCGTAGTGCTGCTGAGATAGTTATGACAGAGTTACATGCTGGTGGAAAATTTGATCAAAATGCTTATAAAGTATCAGGCGGCTTGCATGGTGTAGGCGTATCTTGTGTTAATGCCCTGTCAGAATGGTTAAATTTGACTATTTGCCGTGATGGGCATTTATATAAATTAGGATTTAAAAGAGGGGCTTGTGTTTCTCCATTGTCAGCTGATGGTGATACAGAAGATACTGGTACAGAAGTTTGTTTTTTAGCTGACTCAGAGGTTTTCCTAAACATAGAATATAATTACGATATTTTGTCTAAAAGGCTAAGGGAATTATCATTCCTTAACAATGGAATCAAAATTCGTCTTGTAGACTTGATTAAAAATAGAAGTGAGAATTTTTCTTTTTCTGGTGGGGCTAGAGGGTTTGTTGAGTATATTAATAGAAATAAGACTGTTTTGCATAAAAATATATTTAACACAATAGCTGATTCATCTGCCGGTGGGGTCCCCGTAAATGTAGAAATTGCAATGCAATGGAATGATACATATTCTGAGAATGTTCTTTGTTTTACCAATAATATACCTCAGCGTGATGGTGGTTCACACCTAACTGGCCTGAAAGCTGCTATGACACGTGTGTTAAACAAATACATGTCCGATAATGATCTCACAAAGAAGGCTAAAGTTGATACTTCTGGTGATGATATGAGAGAGGGACTTGTATGTGTTTTATCAGTTAAAGTACCAGAACCAAAATTTAGCAGTCAAACAAAAGACAAGTTAGTCTCAAGTGAAGTGAGACCTGCTGTTGAGGATGTTATATCTCATACTTTAGAATCGTGGTTATTAGAAAATCCATCTGATGCAAAAGCTTTGTGCGTCAAAATAATAGAATCAGCAAGAGCTAGGGAGGCTGCTCGTAAGGCTCGTGAAATGACTCGCAGGAAGAGTGTTCTTGAGGGAAGTGGTTTGCCAGGAAAGCTCGCTGATTGTCAAGAAAAAGATCCAGCTTTATGTGAATTATATATTGTTGAAGGAGATTCTGCTGGTGGATCAGCTAAACAGGGTAGAGATAGAAAATTTCAAGCTGTTTTGCCACTTAGAGGAAAGGTTCTAAATGTAGAAAAGGCTAGATTCGATAGATTAATTGCTAGTGAGCAAATTACTACTTTGATAACTGCTTTGGGAACTAGTATAGGTACAGATTTTAATATTGAAAAGTTGCGTTACCATCGCTTAATAATTATGACTGATGCTGATGTAGATGGAGCACATATAAGAACTCTATTATTAACATTTTTGTACAGACAAATGCCAGAATTAATCGAAAGAGGATATATATATATTGCTCAGCCACCATTATATAAAGTGAAAGTTGGTCGCGAAGAATATTACTTAAAAGATAATGATGACGAATCGGAATTCATGCTTAAACTAGCACTAAAAAATGCGGAATTGATAACTAACAAAGACAGTATATCTATTAGTGGAGATATTTTATTAGATTTAGCTCGGAAATATGTTGGTGCAGAGAATATTATTAGACGATTATCTCGTAGTTTTGATGTATCAGTGTTATATGCAATTATGAACGGAGTTTATATAAATATAGATACAGAAGATGAATCCAAAAAATCTGCGGAAGATTTATTAAATATATTAATGAAATCATCAATTCCTAATGATTTCTTAAATATTTCTATTGTTGACGATTGTGCAATTAGAATTAGCCGGAAGACTCATGGTAATGAAAAGATTTGTATAATAGATAGAAACTTTCTAAAAACATCAGACTATATCTTTTTACGCGATTTGAGTAATCAGTTCTCTGGTTTAATTCGAGATGATTCTGTTGTGTATCGAGGTGAGCCTGATAAACGGAAGCAAAAGAAAATTTCTAGTTTTAAAGAGGCAATGACTTGGCTATTTAATGAGGCTGAAAGTGTTATTTCAAAACAACGATATAAAGGTTTAGGAGAGATGAATCCTAATCAGTTATGGGAAACAACTATGGATCCAAGTGCTCGTAGGTTATTGAAAGTACGTATAAATGATGCTATAACTGCGGATCAATTATTTACAACATTAATGGGTGATGACGTAGCACCTAGAAGAGAGTTCATTGAAAATAATGCGTTATATGCATCAAACATAGATATATAA